CTCCTTCTGGGTCTCTCCTGGCTTCAGAACCACAGTGCCCTCTGTGAACTCATAGTCCGCCCCGGCATTGGCAGAACCATCCTCTGTTTTGTAGTCCACGTACACGGTCTTGGACATGTCCCCCCCTTTCCTCACCACCGTCAGGAGGACGGCCCCGCAGTTCTCCAGGCACTGGTATGAGCACGGGTCAAAGAAGACCTTTGAGACAAAGTCCTCAGGCTCATTGGTGTGCACCTCATTGATGCTGGAGGCCTTCTTGGCTTGTTCCGCCGCGTGCTTCTTCAGGACATTGCCTGCGCCGGTCATCATACGGGTAGCTTGGATCCGGTAGAAGGCACGACTCTTCTGTTGATGGGAAAGAGCGTAGTAATTGGCCATCTCCACCAGCTGATCTAAGTCCTTCTCTGGGTGTTTCTGCTTCAGATCCTTGAGAATCCGGATCATCTCCCTGCGGGACTCATctacttccttcccttccacagGCACCAGGTTCCCGTCCAGGAAGTGGGAATTCATCATTTTTCCATCCATCTCAATGCCCTTGGGGTGGTCGCCCTCTGTCTCTATGATAATTGCTCGGTGTTTGTCTGTGCGATACTTTTTGTGCATGTATTTGTAGAAGAGCAGTCGCCTATCTGCCACCCAGGCCAGAAGGACACACacggggaagaaggagagagtgaggaggCCTTCCCAAACCTGAACCACACCAGGGGAGAAGACTGCCAGGATCATATAGAGCCAGATGTAGGCGAAGATGCTCCAAGCAGCAGTGATGAGGAAGACTCGCAGGTGCTTGATCTTGCGAGTCTCTCCATCGGGGATCACATAGACGCAGATgccaatgatgatgaacatgttaAAGGCTGCACTGCCCACGATGGTAGAAGGTCCCAGATCGCCAGCAATGAACCCATGACCACACACCTCAATTAAAGAGAGAAGGATCTCAGGAGCAGAGGAACCCAAGGCCATCAGGGTCAGGTTGGAGACCGTTTCATTCCAGATCCGAATCGTCGTTGTGCTGGTCTCTCCATTGGGCTTTTTGATAGTCACCTCTCTCTCTTGGGAAGTGATGACTTCAATAGATGCCATAAAGCGGTCAGCAATGATGGACACCCCAAGGAACATGTATATCAGGGCCACAAAATAGACAATGACCCTGGCAATCTTGTCCCCAAGGGAAGGGTTCTCCGGATACCAGATTGGCAGGATGACACCCTCCTTGCAGTCCGATGACTCGGAACAGGACTCATTGTtctgccctgtgctgggcaccTCCCCTGAGCCACCAGCCTCTGCCCGAAGACCATTCAGGAAGAGCACAAAAGTAATCAGCCCAAAATGGAGGAAGGCAGAGGTGAGAGGCTGCAACCTTAACCACGCCATACACGAGATTTAGCCGCTGGCTTCCACTGCAGCACCAATGGTCCTCCTGACAGGCCAGAGACCTAGAAAAgaccagagaggcagggaaaggcaTGAGAAAAAGGGGGACAGCAAATGGCAGGTTCCCACCAATACAAATTGATGTTTCACCTTGAGCGACATATTGCACTAACATATGGGGCAGTCTCTCACTCGGAAAAAAAGATGTCAATGGGAGGCACGAATAGCGACTCTGTCCGCAGGACCATCTGGTGGAGACTCAGTGAAAAATGGCTTAAAAGAGCTGGGAATGTTGGTAATGAAAACATAAGTGATACCCTTCCAGTCCTGTCTCCAAACCCCACTGTTATCCGCAAGAGTTCTCAAGAATCAACTGAAAATAGGCCAAGCATGACCCAAATCTTCATTCCTTGTAGTGTTTCTAGGGTTTGGGggcttcttccccccccccactgttGTCATACTCAAGAATTCTGCATGACATACGTGTGCCAGAAGAGTACAGATGGAGCTGAACTTTTCTCATGGGTTACTCCCCCGGAAATAGAACACATCACTCTGCATGCAATTGAGCCCACTTGGGAAAAACTTCTTCCCCGAATGCAAAACTTCTACAAGCAAGCTGTAATTCTGACATTTCTTGGGAAATCAAGAGGACAGACAGTGTCGTGATGCTCCCTGCAGGATAGCTAAACCAAGGCCCCCATCAGCTGTGCTCAAGCCCCAGTCCACAGCCTCCTTAGCCCTCTAGCAAAACATTCTTATGGGACCATCAAGACACTCAGTTACAGGAAGATGAAAATCAGCCAGCCACTCAAATTCCAAACCCAGACACTGAAAGGGCCAAGTGATAGAAATCACTATTAATAAAACATGCAAGTGGCTCTCGAATGcgtttttttaaaactcaaggcAAGATTTGGGGGTGAAATGCAGCCCCACCTGCTGGCTGGGACCACTAAGAGGTGAGCAAGAATTcaagagaatgggaagaaattcaGCAGAAACTATGAGTTCATCTTTCCAATCACTGCCTCATTCAGATTCAATGAGAATGCACATAACCATGccatagctttaaaaaacaaaaagctatttgCCCATTACCTCTGCTACAGCCCTGCGGGGTTCCTTGAGTAACAGAAGCACGCTAATTTCATCTGCACAGCACCTTACAGGGTTTCAGGTCCTGTCCCCTGTCTCCACTGCTTCCCATCTCAGAAAATAGCACCTCCATCCGCCGGGTTATGTGTGCTGGGCAATGAGTGTTGTTCATTTCCAGTCCTCCCTTTCACTCCTGTCCCTTGTCTACTCAGCACCCAGACTCTCCCCTCATCTCTACAAGCACCGTCAGAGCCGCCATCACCCCTCACTTCGTGAATCTACTGCAGTGACCTCCTCACTGAACTCCCCACTCCAATTCTCACCCTTCCCCCACTTCATTTCCTTATACAGCAACAgtcatcttttctaaaaaaaacccagaccTATACTGTCATGTCCCTATTTGAAGCCCTGCTGTAGATTCCTCTTatcccccccacttttttttttaagattttattcatttatttgacacacagagagagtataggcagagggagaggcaggcagagggagagggagaaggaggctccccgatgagcaaggagcccaatgtggggctggatcccagcaccctgggatcatgtcctgagctgaaggcagatgttaaaccacctgagctacccaggtgccccagttcctTTTATTCTTAATAGAAAGACtctttactggggcacctgggtggctcagtgggtttagcctctgccttcggctcaggtcatgatctcggggtcccgggatcgagtcccccatcgggctctctgcttgcctctctgcctacttgtgatctctctctgtcaaataaataaataaaatctttaaaaaaaaaagacaaataataaataaaaaaagaaagactctttCCTGTAACCTATGAAGtctcctctcccctttcatcTTCTGCCCCTCTCATTCCTACCATATTTCAGCAACAGTGGCTTCATATCAGGCCCTGGAGATAACCAAGTTATtttctacctcaggacctttgcacacaACACCAACCACATGTGCCTGAAATGAGCATTTCTCCTTGGTACCCACACTCTTAACAATGCTTTAGATCTCAGCGTAAGTGTCACTGTCCCAGAAAAAATTATCCTCACTCCTTAAGATGGTCAACTTTCTCTGTTATGTCCTCTCATCACACTCGACTTTCCTTCACAgcagttttaaaactgaaattagaTATTTACGGGATTATATAATTAATGTCTAGCTCAGCCA
This Mustela nigripes isolate SB6536 chromosome 13, MUSNIG.SB6536, whole genome shotgun sequence DNA region includes the following protein-coding sequences:
- the SLC8A3 gene encoding sodium/calcium exchanger 3 isoform X2; its protein translation is MAWLRLQPLTSAFLHFGLITFVLFLNGLRAEAGGSGEVPSTGQNNESCSESSDCKEGVILPIWYPENPSLGDKIARVIVYFVALIYMFLGVSIIADRFMASIEVITSQEREVTIKKPNGETSTTTIRIWNETVSNLTLMALGSSAPEILLSLIEVCGHGFIAGDLGPSTIVGSAAFNMFIIIGICVYVIPDGETRKIKHLRVFLITAAWSIFAYIWLYMILAVFSPGVVQVWEGLLTLSFFPVCVLLAWVADRRLLFYKYMHKKYRTDKHRAIIIETEGDHPKGIEMDGKMMNSHFLDGNLVPVEGKEVDESRREMIRILKDLKQKHPEKDLDQLVEMANYYALSHQQKSRAFYRIQATRMMTGAGNVLKKHAAEQAKKASSINEVHTNEPEDFVSKVFFDPCSYQCLENCGAVLLTVVRKGGDMSKTVYVDYKTEDGSANAGADYEFTEGTVVLKPGETQKEFSVGIIDDDIFEEDEHFFVRLSNVRVEEEQLEEGIPPIVLNNLPLPRAILVSPYVATVTILDDDHAGIFTFECDTIHVSESIGVLEVKVLRTSGARGTVIVPFRTVEGTAKGGGEDFEDAYGELEFKNDETVKTIRVKIVDEEEYERQENFFIVLGEPKWMERGISALLLSPEVTDRKLTVEEEEAKRIAEMGKPVLGEHPKLEVIIEESFEFKNTVDKLIKKTNLAMVVGTHSWRDQFMEAITVSAGDEDEDESGEERLPSCFDYVMHFLTVFWKVLFACVPPTEYCHGWACFVVSILIIGMLTAVIGDLASHFGCTIGLKDSVTAVVFVAFGTSVPDMFASKAAAIQDLYSDASIGNVTGSNAINVFLGIGLAWSVAAIYWALQGQEFYVSAGTLAFSVTLFTIFAFVCISVLLYRRRPHLGGELGGPRGCKLATTWLFVGLWLLYILFATLEAYCYIKGF
- the SLC8A3 gene encoding sodium/calcium exchanger 3 isoform X3; the protein is MAWLRLQPLTSAFLHFGLITFVLFLNGLRAEAGGSGEVPSTGQNNESCSESSDCKEGVILPIWYPENPSLGDKIARVIVYFVALIYMFLGVSIIADRFMASIEVITSQEREVTIKKPNGETSTTTIRIWNETVSNLTLMALGSSAPEILLSLIEVCGHGFIAGDLGPSTIVGSAAFNMFIIIGICVYVIPDGETRKIKHLRVFLITAAWSIFAYIWLYMILAVFSPGVVQVWEGLLTLSFFPVCVLLAWVADRRLLFYKYMHKKYRTDKHRAIIIETEGDHPKGIEMDGKMMNSHFLDGNLVPVEGKEVDESRREMIRILKDLKQKHPEKDLDQLVEMANYYALSHQQKSRAFYRIQATRMMTGAGNVLKKHAAEQAKKASSINEVHTNEPEDFVSKVFFDPCSYQCLENCGAVLLTVVRKGGDMSKTVYVDYKTEDGSANAGADYEFTEGTVVLKPGETQKEFSVGIIDDDIFEEDEHFFVRLSNVRVEEEQLEEGIPPIVLNNLPLPRAILVSPYVATVTILDDDHAGIFTFECDTIHVSESIGVLEVKVLRTSGARGTVIVPFRTVEGTAKGGGEDFEDAYGELEFKNDETVKTIRVKIVDEEEYERQENFFIVLGEPKWMERGISEVTDRKLTVEEEEAKRIAEMGKPVLGEHPKLEVIIEESFEFKNTVDKLIKKTNLAMVVGTHSWRDQFMEAITVSAAGDEDEDESGEERLPSCFDYVMHFLTVFWKVLFACVPPTEYCHGWACFVVSILIIGMLTAVIGDLASHFGCTIGLKDSVTAVVFVAFGTSVPDMFASKAAAIQDLYSDASIGNVTGSNAINVFLGIGLAWSVAAIYWALQGQEFYVSAGTLAFSVTLFTIFAFVCISVLLYRRRPHLGGELGGPRGCKLATTWLFVGLWLLYILFATLEAYCYIKGF